A section of the Canis lupus baileyi chromosome 5, mCanLup2.hap1, whole genome shotgun sequence genome encodes:
- the TAS1R2 gene encoding taste receptor type 1 member 2 encodes MGPRAKAVCSLFILLQVLAEPAENSDFYLPGDYLLGGLFTLHANVKGTVHLSFLQVPQCKKYEMKVLGYNLMQAMRFAVEEINNRSDLLPGVLLGYEIVDVCYISNNVQPVLYFLAREDYSLPIQEDYSHYVPRVLAVIGPDNSESTTTVAHFLSLFLLPQITYSAISDDLRDKQHFPALLRTVAGADHQIEAMVQLLLHFNWNWIIVLVSSDDYGRYNSQLLNDRLATRDICIAFQETLPMPQPDQVVTEWERQRLEAIVGKLQQSSARVVVLFSPDLILHNFFHEVLRQNFTGAVWIASESWAIDPVLHNLTELRQTGTFLGVTTQSVPIPGFSEFRIRRTPVRLPEPNRTSLEATCNQECDTCQDTTASFNSILTLSGERVVYNVYSAVYAVAHALHSLLGCTQACSKEVVYPWQLLKEIWKVNFTLLGHSVFFDKQGDVLMPMEVIQWQWDLSQNPFQSIASYYPKLRQLKAIHNISWHTANNTIPVSMCSKDCHPGQRKKPVGIHSCCFECIDCLPGTFLNRTADEFDCQPCPSYEWSHRNDTSCFKRRLAFLEWHEPSTIFVVMLTILGFLSTLAIMVIFWRHLHTPVVRSAGGPMCFLMLVPLLLAYAMVPMYIGQPTFFSCLWRQTFFTLCFTICISCITVRSFQIVCIFKMARRLPRAYGYWVRCHGPYVFVASFMVLKVVIVAGNVLATTANPTARPDPDDPNIMVLSCNYRRALLFNTSLDLLLSVAGFSFAYMGKELPTNYNEAKFITLCMTFYFTSSVSLCTFMSVYDGVLVTILDLLVTVLNLLGISFGYFGPKCYMVLFYPERNTQVYFSSMIQGYTMGKD; translated from the exons GTATGAAATGAAGGTGTTGGGCTACAACCTGATGCAGGCCATGCGCTTTGCGGTGGAAGAGATTAACAACCGCAGCGACCTGCTGCCCGGCGTGCTGCTGGGCTATGAGATAGTGGATGTCTGCTACATCTCCAACAACGTCCAGCCCGTGCTCTACTTCTTGGCACGGGAGGACTACTCCCTGCCCATCCAGGAGGACTACAGCCACTACGTGCCCCGTGTGTTGGCGGTCATTGGCCCTGACAACTCCGAGTCCACTACTACTGTGGCCCATTTCCTCTCACTCTTCCTCCTTCCACAG ATCACCTACAGCGCCATCAGTGACGATCTGCGGGACAAGCAGCACTTCCCGGCCCTGCTGCGCACAGTGGCGGGCGCGGACCACCAGATCGAGGCcatggtgcagctcctgctccacTTCAACTGGAACTGGATCATCGTGCTAGTGAGCAGCGACGACTACGGCCGCTACAACAGCCAGCTGCTCAACGATCGCCTGGCCACCCGCGACATCTGCATCGCCTTCCAGGAGACGCTGCCCATGCCGCAGCCCGACCAGGTGGTGACGGAGTGGGAGCGCCAGCGCCTGGAGGCCATCGTGGGCAAGCTGCAGCAGAGCTCGGCGCGCGTCGTGGTGCTGTTCTCGCCAGACCTGATCCTGCACAACTTCTTCCACGAGGTGCTCCGCCAGAACTTCACGGGCGCCGTGTGGATCGCCTCCGAGTCCTGGGCCATCGACCCGGTTCTGCACAACCTCACCGAGCTGCGCCAAACCGGCACCTTCCTGGGCGTCACCACCCAGAGTGTGCCCATCCCGGGCTTCAGCGAGTTCCGCATACGCCGCACCCCGGTCAGGCTGCCTGAGCCCAACAGGACCAGCCTGGAGGCCACCTGCAACCAGGAGTGCGACACCTGCCAGGACACCACCGCGTCCTTCAACAGCATCCTCACGCTCTCCGGCGAGCGCGTGGTCTACAACGTGTACTCGGCTGTCTACGCCGTGGCCCATGCATTACACAGCCTCCTGGGCTGCACCCAGGCCTGCTCCAAGGAGGTGGTCTACCCCTGGCAG CTCCTTAAGGAAATCTGGAAGGTCAACTTCACCCTTCTGGGCCACAGTGTCTTTTTTGACAAGCAAGGGGACGTGCTCATGCCCATGGAGGTCATCCAGTGGCAGTGGGACCTGAGCCAGAACCCTTTCCAGAGCATCGCCTCCTACTACCCCAAGCTGCGGCAGCTCAAGGCCATCCACAACATCTCCTGGCACACCGCCAACAACACG ATCCCCGTGTCCATGTGTTCCAAGGACTGCCATCCTGGCCAAAGGAAGAAGCCTGTGGGCATCCACTCCTGCTGCTTCGAGTGTATTGACTGCCTTCCTGGCACCTTCCTCAACCGAACTGCAG ACGAATTTGACTGCCAGCCTTGCCCAAGTTACGAGTGGTCCCATAGGAACGACACCTCCTGCTTCAAGCGGCGGCTGGCCTTCCTCGAATGGCACGAGCCCTCCACCATCTTTGTGGTTATGCTGACCATCCTGGGCTTCCTCAGCACCCTGGCCATCATGGTGATCTTCTGGAGGCACCTCCACACGCCCGTGGTTCGCTCGGCCGGGGGCCCCATGTGCTTCCTGATGCTGGTGCCGCTGCTGCTGGCGTACGCCATGGTCCCCATGTACATAGGGCAGCCCACGTTCTTCTCGTGCCTCTGGCGCCAGACCTTCTTCACCCTCTGCTTCACCATCTGCATCTCCTGCATCACCGTGCGCTCTTTCCAGATCGTCTGCATCTTCAAGATGGCCAGGCGCCTCCCGCGCGCCTACGGCTACTGGGTGCGCTGCCACGGGCCCTACGTCTTCGTGGCGTCCTTCATGGTGCTCAAGGTGGTCATCGTGGCAGGCAACGTGCTGGCCACGACCGCCAACCCTACTGCCCGCCCCGACCCCGATGACCCCAATATCATGGTCCTGTCCTGCAACTACCGCAGGGCGCTGCTGTTCAACACCAGCCTGGACCTGCTCCTGTCCGTGGCGGGCTTCAGCTTCGCCTACATGGGCAAGGAGCTGCCCACCAACTACAACGAGGCCAAGTTCATCACCCTCTGCATGACCTTCTACTTCACctcctccgtctccctctgcaccttcaTGTCCGTTTATGACGGGGTCCTGGTCACCATCCTGGACCTCTTGGTCACCGTGCTCAACCTTCTGGGCATCAGCTTTGGCTACTTTGGTCCCAAATGCTACATGGTCCTCTTCTACCCAGAGCGCAACACGCAGGTCTACTTCAGCAGCATGATTCAGGGCTACACCATGGGGAAGGACTAG